One Faecalicatena sp. Marseille-Q4148 DNA window includes the following coding sequences:
- a CDS encoding KOW domain-containing RNA-binding protein — protein MIDMRTGMLVKSKAGHDKDQIYLIWKEEGAYIYVVDGVHRMIDKPKKKRKIHVQPICRYYEISEADNVKIKKIIKDYVQERKTGHKEEEYVKE, from the coding sequence ATGATTGACATGAGAACGGGAATGCTTGTAAAATCAAAAGCGGGACATGATAAAGATCAGATATATCTCATATGGAAAGAAGAGGGCGCATATATTTATGTCGTTGACGGCGTACATAGAATGATCGATAAGCCGAAAAAGAAGCGAAAGATACATGTTCAGCCTATTTGCAGATATTATGAGATATCCGAAGCAGACAATGTAAAAATCAAAAAAATAATAAAAGATTATGTTCAGGAACGTAAGACCGGACACAAGGAGGAAGAGTATGTCAAAGAGTGA
- the infA gene encoding translation initiation factor IF-1, which produces MSKSDVIEIEGVVIEKLPSAMFRVELENGHQVLAHISGKLRMNFIKILPGDKVTLELSPYDLSKGRIIWRDK; this is translated from the coding sequence ATGTCAAAGAGTGACGTGATTGAAATTGAAGGAGTTGTAATTGAAAAACTGCCAAGCGCAATGTTCAGAGTAGAACTTGAGAACGGACATCAGGTGCTGGCTCATATCAGTGGGAAACTCCGTATGAACTTTATTAAAATCTTACCTGGAGATAAAGTAACATTGGAGCTGTCTCCGTATGATTTGTCAAAAGGAAGAATTATCTGGAGAGATAAATAA
- the rpmJ gene encoding 50S ribosomal protein L36 gives MKVRSSVKPICEKCKIIKRKGSIRVICENPKHKQRQG, from the coding sequence GTGAAGGTTAGATCATCAGTTAAACCGATTTGCGAAAAATGCAAAATCATCAAGAGAAAAGGAAGCATCAGAGTAATCTGTGAGAATCCTAAGCACAAACAGCGTCAGGGTTAA
- the rpsM gene encoding 30S ribosomal protein S13, with translation MARIAGVDLPRDKRVEIGLTYIYGIGRVSANRILTEAGVNPDTRVRDLTDDEVKKISAVIDETQMVEGDLRREIALNIKRLQEIGCYRGIRHRKGLPVRGQKTKTNARTRKGPKRTVANKKK, from the coding sequence ATGGCTCGTATTGCTGGTGTAGACTTACCAAGAGACAAACGTGTAGAAATCGGACTTACTTATATTTATGGAATCGGAAGAGTAAGTGCGAACCGTATTTTAACAGAGGCTGGTGTAAATCCAGATACTCGTGTAAGAGACTTAACAGATGATGAAGTTAAGAAAATCAGTGCTGTAATCGATGAAACACAGATGGTAGAAGGTGATCTTCGTAGAGAAATCGCTTTAAACATCAAGAGATTACAGGAGATTGGATGCTACAGAGGTATCCGTCATAGAAAAGGACTTCCTGTTCGTGGACAGAAGACAAAAACAAATGCCAGAACAAGAAAAGGTCCGAAGAGAACTGTTGCTAACAAGAAAAAATAA
- the rpsK gene encoding 30S ribosomal protein S11 — MAKKVTKKVTKKRVKKNVERGQAHIQSSFNNTIVTLTDAQGNALSWASAGGLGFRGSRKSTPYAAQMAAETAAKAALVHGLKSVDVMVKGPGSGREAAIRALQACGIDVTSIKDVTPVPHNGCRPPKRRRV, encoded by the coding sequence ATGGCTAAAAAAGTTACAAAAAAAGTGACAAAAAAACGTGTCAAGAAAAACGTTGAACGCGGACAGGCACATATCCAGTCATCTTTCAATAATACAATCGTTACATTGACAGATGCACAGGGAAATGCTTTATCATGGGCAAGTGCCGGTGGTCTTGGATTTAGAGGTTCAAGGAAATCTACTCCATATGCTGCACAGATGGCAGCTGAAACAGCAGCTAAAGCAGCATTAGTTCATGGTCTGAAATCAGTAGACGTTATGGTAAAAGGACCGGGTTCAGGAAGAGAAGCAGCAATCCGTGCATTACAGGCATGCGGTATTGATGTAACAAGTATCAAAGATGTAACTCCGGTACCACATAATGGTTGCCGTCCACCAAAACGCAGAAGAGTCTAA
- the rpsD gene encoding 30S ribosomal protein S4, with protein MAVNRVPVLKRCRSLGMDPIYLGIDKKSNRQLKRANRKMSEYGLQLREKQKAKFIYGVLEKPFRNYFKKAQRMSGMTGENLMVLLESRLDNVVFRLGFARTRREARQIVDHKHVLVNGKQVNIPSYLVKAGDTIEIKEKCKGSQRYKDILEVTGGRLVPEWLDVDAENLKGAVKELPHREAIDVPVDEMLIVELYSK; from the coding sequence ATGGCAGTAAATAGAGTTCCGGTTCTTAAAAGATGCCGTTCATTAGGAATGGACCCAATCTACTTAGGAATTGATAAAAAATCTAACAGACAGTTAAAAAGAGCAAATAGAAAAATGAGCGAGTATGGTCTCCAGTTACGCGAGAAACAGAAAGCGAAATTCATCTACGGCGTATTAGAAAAACCTTTCCGTAACTACTTCAAGAAAGCTCAGCGCATGAGTGGTATGACTGGTGAAAACCTTATGGTTCTTCTTGAGTCAAGATTAGATAACGTTGTATTCCGTCTTGGATTTGCAAGAACAAGACGTGAAGCTCGTCAGATCGTTGACCACAAACACGTTTTAGTTAACGGAAAACAGGTAAACATCCCGTCTTACCTTGTAAAAGCCGGAGATACAATTGAAATCAAAGAAAAATGCAAAGGTTCTCAGAGATACAAAGACATCCTGGAAGTAACAGGCGGAAGATTAGTTCCGGAATGGTTAGATGTTGATGCTGAAAACTTAAAAGGTGCAGTAAAAGAACTTCCACACCGTGAAGCAATTGATGTACCGGTTGACGAAATGTTAATCGTCGAGTTATATTCTAAATAG
- a CDS encoding DNA-directed RNA polymerase subunit alpha — MFDFNKPNIEITEISEDKKYGRFVVEPLERGYGTTLGNSLRRIMLSSLPGAAISQVKIEGVLHEFSSIPGVKEDVTEIIMNLKTLAIKNSSETDEPKTAYIDFEGEGVVTAADIQADPDIEIMNPDTVIATLNGGVDSKLYMELTITKGRGYVSAEKNKREDLPIGVIPIDSIYTPVERVNLTVQNTRVGQITDYDKLTLDVYTNGTLVPDEAVSLAAKVLNEHLKLFIDLSEVAQAAEVMIEKEDDEKEKVLEMSIDELELSVRSYNCLKRAGINTVEELTNRTPEDMMKVRNLGRKSLEEVLAKLKELGLELNPGEE, encoded by the coding sequence GTGTTTGATTTTAATAAACCAAATATCGAAATTACTGAGATTTCAGAAGATAAAAAATATGGCAGATTTGTTGTAGAGCCGCTCGAAAGAGGTTACGGTACTACACTTGGAAACTCCCTGAGAAGAATTATGCTTTCTTCTCTTCCGGGAGCTGCTATCAGTCAGGTAAAGATTGAAGGTGTACTTCACGAATTCAGCTCAATTCCGGGCGTAAAAGAAGACGTGACAGAGATCATCATGAATCTCAAGACTTTAGCTATCAAAAATTCTTCAGAAACAGATGAACCAAAGACTGCTTATATTGACTTCGAAGGCGAAGGTGTAGTAACAGCTGCAGATATTCAGGCAGATCCTGATATCGAAATTATGAATCCGGACACAGTGATCGCAACTTTGAACGGAGGCGTAGACAGCAAATTATACATGGAACTGACGATTACAAAAGGCAGAGGTTATGTAAGTGCAGAGAAGAATAAACGAGAAGACCTTCCAATTGGTGTCATTCCGATTGATTCTATCTACACACCGGTAGAACGTGTAAACCTGACAGTTCAGAATACGCGTGTCGGACAGATTACTGACTACGATAAACTGACACTTGATGTTTATACAAATGGAACACTTGTGCCGGATGAAGCAGTCAGTCTTGCAGCGAAGGTACTTAACGAACATCTGAAACTCTTCATCGATCTTTCAGAAGTTGCTCAGGCAGCAGAAGTTATGATTGAGAAAGAGGACGATGAGAAAGAAAAAGTCCTTGAGATGAGCATTGATGAACTTGAACTTTCCGTTCGTTCATACAACTGCCTGAAACGTGCAGGTATCAATACGGTAGAAGAACTTACAAACAGAACTCCGGAGGATATGATGAAAGTTCGTAACCTCGGACGTAAGTCTCTTGAAGAAGTACTTGCGAAATTAAAAGAGCTCGGATTAGAATTAAATCCGGGAGAAGAATAA
- a CDS encoding 50S ribosomal protein L17: MANYRKLGRTSSQRKALIRSQVTALLANGKIVTTEAKAKEIRKVAEGLIALAVKEKDNYEEVTVKAKVARKDKDGKRVKEVVDGKKVTVYDEVEKTIKKDKPSRLHARREMLKVLYPVKEVPAGKKKAEEVDLVAKLFDEIAPKYENRKGGYTRIIKIGLRKGDAAMEVLMELV, encoded by the coding sequence ATGGCAAATTATAGAAAACTTGGAAGAACATCCAGTCAGAGAAAAGCACTGATCAGATCTCAGGTTACAGCTTTATTAGCTAACGGCAAGATCGTTACAACAGAGGCAAAAGCAAAAGAAATCAGAAAAGTTGCAGAAGGTCTGATTGCTTTAGCAGTAAAAGAAAAAGATAACTACGAAGAAGTTACTGTAAAAGCTAAAGTTGCCAGAAAAGACAAAGATGGTAAGAGAGTAAAAGAAGTTGTAGACGGAAAGAAAGTAACTGTATACGACGAAGTTGAAAAAACAATCAAAAAAGATAAACCATCAAGACTTCATGCAAGACGTGAAATGTTAAAAGTTCTTTACCCAGTGAAAGAAGTTCCAGCTGGAAAGAAAAAAGCAGAAGAAGTTGATTTAGTTGCAAAACTGTTCGACGAAATCGCACCAAAATATGAAAACCGTAAAGGTGGATACACAAGAATCATCAAGATCGGTCTTCGTAAAGGTGATGCTGCAATGGAAGTTCTTATGGAATTAGTATAA
- the rsmH gene encoding 16S rRNA (cytosine(1402)-N(4))-methyltransferase RsmH has product MEQEQKHKRRVRYKGTHPRSYKEKYKELQPEKYPEMVKHIIDKGGTPAGMHISICVKEILDFLQIQPGQKGLDATLGYGGHTLEMMKCLKGEGHMYALDIDPIESVKTKERLESLGYGPEILTIRNINFADADQVAAEAGKFDFVLADLGVSSMQIDNPDRGFSYKIEGPLDLRLNPQKGISAAERLNSVSEEELVGMLIENSDEPYAAEIAAKVMRKRKQGIRIATTTMLQETIEEALCFLPEAERKEAVKKSCQRTFQALRIDVNSEYEVLYTFMEKLPEILAPGGRAAILTFHSGEDRIVKKAFKEFKRQGIYSDVAEDVIRPSKEECIMNSRARSTKMRWAIRAE; this is encoded by the coding sequence ATGGAACAGGAACAAAAGCATAAAAGACGCGTACGGTATAAAGGAACACATCCTCGCAGTTATAAAGAAAAATATAAAGAATTGCAGCCGGAAAAATATCCGGAAATGGTAAAGCACATTATTGATAAAGGCGGAACTCCGGCAGGAATGCATATTTCAATCTGTGTAAAAGAAATTCTGGATTTTCTGCAGATTCAACCGGGACAAAAAGGCTTGGATGCAACACTTGGTTATGGAGGACATACGTTGGAGATGATGAAATGTCTGAAGGGCGAAGGGCATATGTATGCATTAGATATCGATCCGATTGAGTCAGTGAAAACGAAAGAACGCTTAGAAAGTCTTGGTTATGGACCGGAGATTCTGACAATTCGCAATATTAATTTTGCAGATGCAGATCAGGTGGCGGCAGAGGCAGGAAAATTTGACTTTGTACTGGCAGATCTTGGAGTATCCTCGATGCAGATTGATAATCCGGACAGGGGTTTTTCTTATAAGATTGAAGGACCGTTAGATCTTCGCCTAAATCCGCAGAAAGGAATTTCAGCGGCAGAAAGATTGAATTCGGTTTCAGAAGAAGAACTGGTGGGAATGTTGATTGAGAATTCCGATGAACCGTATGCGGCAGAGATTGCAGCCAAAGTAATGCGAAAGAGAAAACAGGGAATCCGTATTGCGACGACAACGATGCTGCAGGAAACGATTGAAGAGGCGCTTTGCTTTCTTCCGGAAGCAGAGCGAAAAGAAGCGGTAAAGAAATCCTGCCAAAGAACGTTTCAGGCGCTGCGGATTGATGTAAACAGCGAGTATGAGGTATTATATACGTTTATGGAAAAATTGCCGGAAATTCTTGCACCGGGCGGAAGGGCAGCCATTTTGACGTTCCATTCCGGAGAAGACAGGATTGTTAAAAAAGCCTTTAAGGAATTTAAGCGACAAGGAATTTACAGTGATGTGGCAGAAGATGTGATTCGTCCGTCAAAGGAAGAGTGTATTATGAACAGCCGTGCCCGCTCTACAAAAATGCGTTGGGCAATCCGCGCAGAATAG
- a CDS encoding aldo/keto reductase, with amino-acid sequence MEKREFEKLGVETSLLGFGCMRFPMTEEGKIDEQEAEKMIDCAIAGGVNYIDTAYPYHNGDSEPFVGRVLDKYNRADYYLATKLPIWKLETLEDAKHIFEEQLERLHKDYVDFYLLHALDKARFQKVVDLGIIPYLEEMCAKGKIRYIGFSFHDDYEVFEEILNYYHWDFCQIQFNYMDTEEQAGLKGYHLAEEKGIPVVIMEPIKGGMLASLPSQAEGPLKAMAPEESVASWALRFVGTFSNVKVILSGMSTMEQVEDNLHVFQNFHPLSEEEQKLIEDTANGLKARVKNGCTGCAYCMPCPAGVNIPANFKLWNEHAIYENTSQIKKRWEGWEEESRADHCVKCGKCETVCPQKISIREDLAKVAAEMKAL; translated from the coding sequence ATGGAAAAAAGGGAATTTGAAAAATTAGGGGTGGAAACGTCTTTGCTTGGATTTGGATGTATGCGTTTTCCAATGACAGAAGAGGGAAAGATTGATGAGCAGGAAGCAGAAAAGATGATCGACTGTGCTATTGCAGGCGGCGTGAATTATATTGATACGGCATACCCGTACCATAATGGGGACAGCGAGCCTTTTGTGGGACGTGTACTTGATAAATATAATCGTGCAGATTATTACCTGGCAACAAAACTTCCAATCTGGAAACTTGAGACACTGGAAGATGCAAAGCATATCTTTGAAGAGCAGCTGGAAAGACTGCATAAAGATTATGTGGATTTTTATTTATTGCATGCGCTTGACAAAGCACGTTTTCAGAAGGTAGTAGATCTTGGAATCATTCCATATCTTGAAGAGATGTGTGCGAAAGGAAAGATTAGATATATTGGATTTTCTTTCCATGACGATTATGAAGTATTTGAGGAGATTCTGAATTACTATCATTGGGATTTCTGCCAAATTCAGTTTAATTATATGGATACAGAAGAACAGGCAGGATTAAAAGGCTATCATCTGGCAGAGGAAAAAGGAATCCCGGTTGTTATTATGGAGCCGATCAAAGGAGGTATGCTTGCATCGCTTCCGTCACAGGCAGAAGGTCCGTTAAAGGCGATGGCGCCGGAAGAGAGCGTAGCTTCATGGGCGCTTAGGTTTGTGGGAACATTTTCCAATGTCAAAGTTATTTTAAGCGGTATGAGCACTATGGAGCAGGTGGAAGACAATCTGCATGTATTCCAGAACTTTCATCCGCTGTCAGAAGAAGAGCAGAAGCTAATTGAGGATACGGCAAACGGACTGAAAGCAAGAGTAAAGAATGGCTGTACAGGATGCGCTTACTGTATGCCTTGCCCGGCAGGGGTAAATATTCCGGCAAACTTTAAGCTGTGGAATGAACATGCAATCTACGAAAACACATCCCAGATCAAAAAGCGATGGGAAGGCTGGGAAGAGGAATCCAGGGCAGATCACTGTGTCAAATGCGGCAAATGTGAGACGGTATGTCCACAGAAGATCTCCATTCGGGAAGACCTGGCAAAAGTTGCAGCGGAAATGAAAGCACTTTAG
- the truA gene encoding tRNA pseudouridine(38-40) synthase TruA: MKRNIKMILEYDGTRYYGWQRLGNDTNTNTIQGKLEEVLSKMTGEEISVIGSGRTDAGVHSLGQTANFHTNCCRSCQEIRTYLSSYLPKDIFVYSVEDVPERFHSRLSASAKTYLYRIAKPDCPSVFDRKYTWQFPETLNLSAMRQAASVLIGVHDFRGFSSLKKTKKSTVREIYSLDIIELEREIQIRIRGNGFLYNMVRIICGTLVDIGRGTLPQTAAAQILSSCDRKDAGITAPPQGLFLETVEYPESTLQMNH; encoded by the coding sequence ATGAAACGAAATATAAAGATGATACTAGAATACGATGGAACCCGCTATTATGGATGGCAGCGTCTCGGAAATGATACTAACACAAACACAATTCAGGGAAAGCTGGAAGAGGTACTCTCCAAAATGACCGGAGAAGAAATTTCTGTTATTGGTTCCGGGCGAACAGATGCCGGTGTTCATTCTCTCGGACAAACTGCTAACTTTCATACTAACTGCTGCAGATCCTGTCAGGAAATTCGCACATATCTGTCTTCCTATCTTCCAAAGGATATTTTTGTATATTCCGTAGAAGACGTTCCTGAACGATTTCACAGCCGCCTAAGCGCCTCTGCCAAGACTTATCTGTACCGTATTGCAAAGCCGGATTGCCCTTCTGTTTTCGATCGCAAATATACCTGGCAGTTTCCGGAAACATTAAACCTTTCTGCCATGCGTCAGGCAGCTTCCGTGCTGATCGGTGTTCATGATTTTAGAGGATTTTCTTCTTTGAAAAAAACAAAGAAATCCACTGTCCGGGAAATCTACTCACTTGATATCATCGAGTTGGAACGCGAGATTCAAATTCGTATCCGCGGAAATGGATTTCTTTATAATATGGTACGCATTATCTGTGGAACCCTTGTAGATATTGGGCGGGGCACACTTCCTCAAACTGCCGCAGCACAGATTCTTTCCTCCTGCGACCGGAAAGATGCGGGAATTACCGCTCCTCCACAGGGACTCTTTTTAGAAACAGTCGAATATCCTGAAAGCACTCTGCAAATGAATCACTAA
- a CDS encoding TSUP family transporter, producing MELQGLLIVCPLVFLAGFVDAIAGGGGIISLPAYLFAGIPPHMALGTNKLSSTSGTLISTIRYMKNGYLKGIGLLAALAAVAAIAGSAAGSRIALFVPEKIIENLMLIVLPVVAFFVLRNKSFSEEKEAQPLPGKKRIFLTLAAAFGIGMYDGLYGPGTGTFLLLVLTGITHLSMKQASAATKIINLSSNVSALITFLISGAVDYRLGIAGAVCCIAGHYVGAGMVVKDGTKIVKPVVIFVLAALFIKVILGK from the coding sequence ATGGAGTTACAGGGACTGCTGATTGTGTGTCCACTAGTCTTTCTTGCAGGCTTTGTGGATGCGATTGCAGGAGGTGGGGGGATTATTTCGCTTCCAGCCTATCTATTTGCAGGGATTCCGCCCCACATGGCGCTTGGAACAAATAAACTCTCGTCTACTAGCGGAACATTGATTTCAACAATCAGGTATATGAAAAACGGTTATTTGAAAGGAATCGGTCTGCTGGCTGCCTTAGCTGCTGTGGCAGCAATAGCCGGAAGCGCAGCGGGTTCCAGGATTGCATTGTTTGTTCCGGAGAAGATTATTGAGAACCTGATGCTGATTGTACTGCCGGTAGTAGCATTTTTTGTATTGAGAAATAAATCATTTTCAGAGGAGAAGGAGGCACAACCGCTTCCGGGAAAGAAAAGAATCTTTTTGACGCTTGCAGCAGCGTTTGGGATTGGAATGTATGACGGGTTGTACGGACCTGGAACCGGAACCTTTCTGCTGCTTGTTTTGACAGGAATTACCCATCTTTCTATGAAACAGGCAAGTGCTGCTACGAAGATCATTAATTTGTCAAGCAATGTATCGGCGCTGATTACATTTCTTATCAGCGGAGCAGTGGATTATCGACTTGGAATTGCCGGAGCTGTTTGTTGTATTGCCGGACATTATGTGGGTGCGGGAATGGTTGTCAAGGATGGAACAAAGATTGTAAAACCGGTCGTGATATTTGTGCTTGCGGCTTTATTTATAAAAGTAATACTAGGAAAGTAG
- a CDS encoding gamma-glutamylcyclotransferase has protein sequence MEKLFTYGTFQHPYVQEKILGRVIQGRKGILENFAVNCALEYYDLTECEGSSVSGMVLDLTEEELDRADIWENVPLYTRRHFPVRTEQGLEEATVYMMTERPKEFRKLEISGTYSCVSEENLRKEIDACVDAHPELQTHKRE, from the coding sequence ATGGAAAAGCTATTTACATATGGAACATTCCAACATCCGTATGTGCAGGAAAAGATTCTTGGAAGGGTGATACAGGGACGAAAAGGTATCTTGGAGAATTTTGCGGTAAACTGTGCATTGGAATATTATGATCTTACCGAATGTGAGGGCAGCAGTGTAAGCGGAATGGTGCTTGATCTGACGGAAGAGGAGCTTGATCGGGCAGATATTTGGGAAAATGTACCGCTGTATACGAGACGACATTTTCCGGTCCGCACAGAACAGGGCCTGGAAGAGGCTACTGTTTATATGATGACAGAGCGCCCGAAAGAATTTCGCAAACTGGAAATCAGTGGAACATACTCCTGTGTTTCCGAAGAAAATCTGAGAAAAGAGATTGATGCATGTGTAGATGCGCATCCGGAACTTCAGACGCATAAACGGGAATAA
- a CDS encoding magnesium transporter CorA family protein, which yields MVGIYKTEHGVMHALEKPEDGTWIQLTSPTLDECREVAAEFEIDILDLRTALDDEESARVSIEDGYTLILVDIPSREVRHGREAYTTIPLGIILTESVIITVCAEENAVLDYFTDHRLKDFSTKKRMRFVYQLLYRCCMYYQSYLRVINRRRTEIEASIHKNTEDSDLIDLHELESNLVYFATSLRKNGVVLNRLTRYERIKQYPEDSELLEDVIVENTQAIEMTQIYRDIISGTKELLSTVINNRLNNVMKYLASITIVMAIPTIISGLYGMNVEASGMPLSQNPYGFGIICLMTLVICCVTVVILKKRKMM from the coding sequence ATGGTAGGAATTTATAAGACAGAACATGGTGTTATGCACGCTCTGGAAAAACCGGAAGATGGTACATGGATACAGCTTACGAGTCCGACACTGGATGAATGTCGGGAAGTGGCAGCAGAATTCGAGATTGATATTCTTGATCTTAGAACAGCGCTTGATGATGAGGAGAGTGCCCGTGTCAGTATTGAAGACGGATATACACTCATCCTTGTAGATATTCCGTCAAGAGAAGTACGACATGGAAGGGAAGCGTACACAACAATCCCTCTTGGTATTATTTTGACAGAATCGGTAATCATTACTGTCTGCGCGGAAGAAAATGCGGTGCTGGATTATTTTACAGATCATCGCCTGAAAGATTTCAGTACAAAGAAACGTATGCGCTTTGTATATCAGCTGTTGTATCGCTGTTGTATGTATTATCAGAGTTATCTGAGAGTCATTAACCGCAGAAGAACGGAAATCGAGGCAAGCATTCATAAGAACACAGAAGATTCTGATCTCATCGATCTTCATGAATTAGAGTCAAACCTTGTATATTTTGCAACATCTTTGCGGAAGAATGGAGTTGTATTAAACAGACTGACAAGATATGAACGGATTAAGCAGTATCCGGAGGACAGTGAACTTTTGGAAGATGTGATTGTCGAGAATACGCAGGCGATTGAAATGACACAGATTTACAGAGATATTATCAGTGGTACAAAGGAATTGCTGTCAACGGTCATTAATAATCGTTTGAATAATGTAATGAAATATTTAGCTTCGATTACGATTGTAATGGCGATTCCGACAATTATTTCCGGGCTGTACGGGATGAATGTTGAGGCAAGCGGGATGCCTCTTTCACAGAATCCATATGGATTTGGAATTATTTGTCTCATGACGCTTGTGATCTGCTGCGTGACAGTAGTGATCTTAAAGAAGCGAAAGATGATGTAA
- a CDS encoding serine acetyltransferase, producing the protein MQGIGESIAGAAREICKNYEEEELFRPKPGKKMPERAVIIEFIRELKKIIFPGYFGKDAALDGDVNCYIGYRISHLYCMLKEQVAIAMAYFREIEACEAERDEEADKICQRFFEELPKLQRTLLTDIQAGFDGDPAAKSKEEIIYSYPGLFAIYVYRVAHVLYQEEVPFLPRIMSEYAHGRTGIDINPGASIGEYFFIDHGTGVVIGETTEIGQNVKLYQGVTLGALSTRDGQQLAGVKRHPTIENNVTIYSNSTVLGGETVIGENTIIGGNTFITTSIPPNTKVSAKSPELVIKSPKRNAKDWEI; encoded by the coding sequence ATGCAGGGAATCGGTGAAAGTATAGCAGGAGCTGCCAGGGAGATCTGCAAGAATTACGAAGAAGAAGAACTGTTTCGGCCGAAGCCGGGGAAGAAGATGCCGGAACGGGCAGTGATTATTGAATTTATCCGGGAATTGAAGAAGATTATATTTCCTGGATATTTCGGGAAAGATGCAGCGCTGGACGGAGATGTAAATTGTTATATCGGCTACAGGATCAGTCACCTGTATTGTATGTTAAAGGAGCAGGTTGCGATTGCAATGGCCTATTTTAGAGAAATAGAGGCATGTGAGGCTGAACGGGATGAGGAGGCAGATAAGATCTGCCAGAGATTTTTTGAGGAATTGCCGAAGCTTCAAAGAACACTTTTGACAGATATTCAGGCAGGGTTTGACGGAGATCCGGCAGCTAAGAGTAAAGAAGAGATCATTTATTCCTATCCGGGATTATTTGCGATTTATGTATATCGGGTTGCCCATGTACTTTATCAGGAAGAAGTACCGTTTCTTCCACGCATTATGTCAGAATATGCTCATGGAAGAACCGGAATTGATATTAATCCGGGCGCATCGATTGGAGAATATTTTTTTATTGACCATGGTACAGGAGTGGTAATTGGAGAGACAACAGAGATTGGGCAAAATGTAAAACTCTATCAGGGTGTTACACTCGGAGCGCTTTCTACGAGAGACGGTCAGCAGCTTGCAGGAGTAAAGCGGCATCCGACAATTGAAAATAATGTAACGATTTATTCAAACTCAACGGTACTTGGCGGAGAGACTGTGATTGGAGAAAATACAATCATTGGCGGAAATACGTTCATTACAACATCGATTCCGCCGAATACGAAAGTGAGTGCGAAAAGTCCGGAACTTGTAATTAAAAGTCCGAAAAGAAATGCAAAGGATTGGGAGATTTAA